The genomic stretch CTCATGGTCACCGAGGACGGTGCCGGCGTCGGGGTGGAACAGCACGAACCGCAGGAAGTTCTCGCCGGGCATGGCCGTGGGATGCGGGTCCACGCCGCGGAAAAGTGACGCGAAAGCGGTGTTGGCCAACACGACGTCCCAGCGGTGGTCGAGCACCACGGAGGGGAAGGACACGGCTTCCAGAAGCGTGGCGTAGTCCTGGAGATAGGCCTGGGCCTCGGGATTCTCGGGGACGGGCCGCGGTGCCGATCGCTGCCCTCCTGCCTGATATGCCATCGGGAGGTCACCCCTCTTGCCTGTGCGGCCTTGACGCGGCGCCCCGATCCTGCGGCCCAGATGCTCACGGTGTCAACTATCGTGGCATTTCATGCCGGTTGACGGCTGAAATTGGCCACAGTTGTGGCGAGACCTGGATGTGAGTTCGAACCACCCGCTACTCTCCGGGAAGTTCACACGCGACCGCTGGTGAGAAGACGGTGAGAGACGTAGGAGTTCTGTCGGTGACGGGTGGCTTCGAGGGTCCGGGCGCCACGGGTACGGCGGCTTTGCCGGCCGTCGTCGTTCGGGTGAGCGCGCTCGCCGACCGGCTGGACGTGCGGCACACCGAGGTCTTCCACAGCGGCAGGCTGTCCGTCGCCTCCGGCGTGCCCGAGCCCGTGGTCAAGGCGCTGCTCAGCGGCCACCGCGCGGGCGAACCGGATGTCCAGGCCCGCTTTCTGCAACGCCTGGACCTGCTGCGCCGCACCCGGCTCAAGCCCAACGGCCGCAAGTACACCCAGCAGGAGATCGCCGACGGCGCGGGCATGTCACGCCAGCAGGCGGGCGCCCTGATCAACGGCGACCGGCGCCCCACGATGGAGCACTGCGACGCCCTCCAGCGCTTCTTCCGGGTGCACGCGGGATTCCTCACCGCGGAGGACCCCGAGGCGCTCGCGGGCGCCCTCCAGCGCACGGAACAGGAGCTCCTCCAGCAGCTCGCCGAGCGGGAGGCGGCCGCGGCCGCCGAGGATCCGCTGGAGCGGCTGCTTCAGGACCACGGCGTGCGCGGGATCGCCTGGCGGGCCGCGCAACTGCCCACCGACCAGCATCGCGACAAGGTCGCCGAATGGCTGGACATGCTCCTGGAGAGCGTCCAGCGGCCCGAGTCGTGACCCGGGGGAGAACTGTGGGCATCCGTAGGGACATGCACCGCCTGTGCGGCGAACTGGTCGGCGAGCTGGAGCTCCCCGCTCCGGCGCGCCCGGCGGACCTGTACGGCGCGCTGTGCGAGGCGATGGCCAGACGCCGTGGCCGCCCGGTCCGGTTCCGGATGGCCGCCTTCCCGGCCGACACCGCGAGCGGGCTGTGGCTCGACATGGCCGACCAGGACCTCGTCGTCATCGAGGAACGCACCGCGCCCGACCACCAGTTGGTGATCCTCGGTCATGAGCTGTGGCACATGAAGGCCGGGCACAGCGGTCATCACGTCGACGGTGCCGCGGTCGCGGCCCGGCTGCTCCAGGACGACGCCCAGCTGGAGGCGACGGTGCGGCAGGTGGCCGCGCGCAGCCGCTTCGATCTGTCCGACGAGCAGGAGGCGGAGAGCTTCGGGCTGCTGCTGGCCAGCAAGTGCCGGACCTGGCTCGCGGGTTCGTCGCTGCGCGGCCCGGTCCAGAAGGACCATCTGGCGGGCCGGATCGAGGCCTCGCTGGGCTACCGCGGCCCGCAGGGCTGAGCGCTCGTCGCACCCCCTCCGGGCTGCGCTGAGTGGGCGAACCGGCGAGTGGCCGGACCCGATTGTCAGTGGTGGGCGGCAAGCTGGTGGTGCGCCCTCATTTGCGGGGCGGGTAAGACGACGCCGACTTCGGGGAGAGCCGACCGATGCCCACCGCCGTACTGACCGACCGCGAACGCATCGCCGTGCAGGCGTATCTACGGCTGCTGCACACCGTGCGGGCCGCCTTCGACGTCGCCGGCGGCCCGCCCGGCGAGGGACGACCACCCGTGGTCCCGCCCGGAGTGCTCGCCGAGGCGGAACAGGCCCTGGCCGCCGCGGGCCTCACCGGCAACGAGGAGGAGTTCTTCCGCCTGCTCCAGAGCTGGTGCCCGGAGCCGTGAGTCCTGAGCCCTGACGGAACGGCTCAGGTGTACGGCACAGTGACCGCCGTAGCGACCAGGCCGCGTTCCACGGTCCAGCGGCCCTCGAAGACGTCGACTCGGTGGCCGCGGACCAGGGGGCCGGGGACGAGGAGGGTGGCGGTGAAGGTGCCGCCGGGGTGGCCGCTCGGGTGGGCGGACAGGTGGATGTCGGCCTCGGAGAAGTCCAGCCACTGCCCGGTGAGGGGGAACCACGCCTTGTAGACGGATTCCTTGGCGCTGAACAGCAGGCGGTCCCAGTGGATCCCCGGGTGGTCCAGGGTGAGCCGGCGGATCCGTTGGGCCTCGCCGGGCAGGGACACGGCGGCCAGCACTCCGTCGGGGAGCGGTTCGTCGGGTTCGGCGTCGATGCCGAGGGAGGCCAGGTCGGCGGCGCGGACCAGGGCGGCGGCGCAGTAGCCGTCGCAGTGGGTCATGCTGCCGGCCAGGCCGTCCGGCCAGCGCGGGGCGCCCCGGTCGCCGGGCAGCAGCGGCTGCGCGGGCACGCCGAGCTTCTCCATGGCCCGGCGGGCGCAGACCCGTACGGCGGCGAACTCCCGGCGGCGTTTGTCCACCGCCCGCGCCACGACGGCCGCCTCCTCGGGATACAGGACCGCGGGCGAGGCGTCCTCCTCGCCGTACGCCTCCACGGTCACCACCGAGTCCGGCAGCA from Streptomyces davaonensis JCM 4913 encodes the following:
- a CDS encoding helix-turn-helix domain-containing protein produces the protein MTGGFEGPGATGTAALPAVVVRVSALADRLDVRHTEVFHSGRLSVASGVPEPVVKALLSGHRAGEPDVQARFLQRLDLLRRTRLKPNGRKYTQQEIADGAGMSRQQAGALINGDRRPTMEHCDALQRFFRVHAGFLTAEDPEALAGALQRTEQELLQQLAEREAAAAAEDPLERLLQDHGVRGIAWRAAQLPTDQHRDKVAEWLDMLLESVQRPES
- a CDS encoding 4'-phosphopantetheinyl transferase family protein; translation: MIEELLPDSVVTVEAYGEEDASPAVLYPEEAAVVARAVDKRRREFAAVRVCARRAMEKLGVPAQPLLPGDRGAPRWPDGLAGSMTHCDGYCAAALVRAADLASLGIDAEPDEPLPDGVLAAVSLPGEAQRIRRLTLDHPGIHWDRLLFSAKESVYKAWFPLTGQWLDFSEADIHLSAHPSGHPGGTFTATLLVPGPLVRGHRVDVFEGRWTVERGLVATAVTVPYT